A window of Aequoribacter fuscus genomic DNA:
CGAGCTCGGCCTGCTTTTCGAGCAGTAAACGCTGGTTGATACGGTAGGGTCCAAGCTTCGATAGAAATATCAACAACAGCAAGCTTGTCCAAAGCGCTGCGGCGAGGATAAGCGTTGAAAGCTCAATCGTTATGGTAGGGTCACTCACGCTTACTTCGTCTGATTACAGTATCTACACGCATGGGGAAGCCCTTGCCCTCTGCCGCATCAGAAAAGTACGTTTTGAGTGTTTCGATGACGACTGGAAACGCGAGCTCGTCCCACGGAATCTCAGACTCACTGAACAGGCCACACTCTATGCTTTCCGGCCCGACACCAAATTCACCTGTCTCAAGTTCGCACAGATAAAATAAGTAGACTTGATCGATGGCGGGGACATCGAAGAGGTAGTACAAAGATAGATCTTTGACTTTTGCTCGGGCCTCCTCCCAGGTTTCTCGAGCAGCGCCCTGCGCCGTTGTCTCTTGGTTCTCCATGAATCCCGCGGGCAGTGTCCATTTGCCGAACCGCGGTTCGATCGCCCGCTTGCAAAGAAGCACTTTACCTTCCCATACAGGCAGACAGCCCACAATAATTTTCGGGTTTGAATAATGAACGGTTTTGCAGCGGCCGCAGACGTGTCGCTCCCTGTCGTCATTGTCTGGGATTTCGAGTTGAACCTCGTGCCCGCACGCGCTACAAAACTTCATTACGATGTCAGCCTAGTTGAAAAGATCATTATAAAGTTTTGTGGCGCTGAATGCACCGCAGCATTTAGGACGCTAAAGAGTGTGATACTGCCCTTTGTGAAACACTAAGGGTGAGAGTGCATCGTTGACCTGATACTTATCGATGGTGCCCAATATCAAATGGTGGTCACCCGCTGGCACAACTTGCTCGAGCGTCATTTCAAACGACGCCAAGGCCCCTATGACGAGCGGAATACCATCTTCAGACATCGCTACCTGATCGCTTTGTAAGCCATGCTGGCCCGGCTTTGCGCACTGCCCGCTGATGGCTTGCTGGTCCGAGGCAAGAATGTTGATGGCGTATTTTTTTGTACCCGTCCAAAACTCGAACAAATCTGAGGAATTTTGAATACTCCAGAGAGCGAGAGCTGGATCGAGGGAAACGGATCCAAACGAGTTAATTGTGATGCCGATTGCACGCCCGTCAGTATTGACGGCGCTGACAACACAAACACCGGTAGCAAATTGGCCAAAGGCATTTCGCAACGCTTTCACAGCATATCCTTGTTCTAAAAAATTTCGCCAAGCTTAGTCGATTTTGCTTCAAAACACAGCCGGTTTTTTGTAACGTACCAGTGCTCAAATAATTATACTAGGAGTTCAAATGGCGCCGCCAACACCGTCTACGCAGGCCGACTTTAGCCCACGATATCGTAATTTCGCCTTGGTTTTACTGACTTTGGTCTATGCCTTTAATTTTATTGACCGTCAAATCTTGGTAATACTGCAAGAGCCGATAAAGCTCGACATGGGCCTTACAGATACTCAACTTGGACTATTGAGCGGCTTTAGTTTCGCGGTGGTTTATGTCACGGCTGGCATTCCCATCGCCTATTGGGCTGACCGCGTGAATCGCAGAAATATTGTAGCAACAGCCTTAGCGGTTTGGTCGGGCATGACCGCTCTTTCCGGATTGGCACAAAACTACTGGCATCTGCTGCTGGCCCGAATCGGTGTCGGTTTAGGCGAAGCCGGTGGTTCGCCTCCATCACATTCTATGATCTCGGATTACTTTCCGCCCGAGCACCGGGGAAAAGCCTTGTCTTTTTACTCTGCAGGTATCTACGTCGGGATCTTGTTCGGTTTCGCGTTTGGTGGTGTTCTCGCCGAGCAGTTTGGCTGGCGCATGGCGTTTATGGCCGTAGGTCTGCCTGGCGTCGCTCTTGCTGTTGTGCTGGTCATGGTCCTCAAAGAGCCCATCAGAGGACGCTGGGACGACGCCCCGTCAAATCAAGAGAAAGCCGAATTTCGCGAAACACTTGCGTTCCTCATGCGGCGCAAGTCTTTCTGGTTTGCCGCCCTGGGAACGGCTTTAATGGCGTACGCGAGCTACGGCAATGGCAATTTTTTTCCATCGTTTCTGTATCGAGTACACGGTATGGGGCTTGCAGAAATTGGTTACACACTGGCATTAGTTTCCGGAATTACCGGAGCCGTTGGCACGTTTTTAGGTGGGTTCTTCGCCGATAAATTTGGTCAGAAAGACAAACGCTGGTATCTGTGGGTACCGATGTGGGGTGCCCTTATCCACATCCCACTCGCAATATTCGTGCTGATTACACCGAATGTAAATGCACTCATCGGCGTGCTCATACTTTCAAATATCTCTGGAGCGATGTACCTCGGCCCGTGTATCGCAATCAGTCATTTTTTAGTGCCTGCTCACATGCGGGCCATGACTTCAGCCATACTGTTTTTTGTGCTCAACATGATCGGGCTGGGTCTCGGCCCATTGGCCACGGGCTTAATGAGCGACGCTTTCGGTGTACATTACGGTGTTGAGGGCTTGCGCTACGCGATGTTGGTATCCGCCTGCATCGGCGGAATCCCTGTCATTCTGTTCTATCTCGCCGCTAAGCACTTGCGCAAAGATTTGGCGATGTTGCACGAAGCTCGAGATTAATAAACGCCCTGAGCCCTTAGGTTGGCGGTCATACCTTCAAGCATATCGAACAAGGCTTCAGGGTTTGATCGCTTCATTTCCAAAAGGCCCATTTCCATCGCGCTTTCACCGACCGGGATCTCCCGCTGCTTCGCAAGCAATTTAGCGACCACTTCTTGGGCACAACGGTCCGCGTCCATCCCATTCTCGATTTGATCGTCCATGATCCCGAAAGCTTCACCGTCCGCGCGCATCGCGTTCACCGAGACTTGCGACTGGATGCTGCCCGGCGTGATCGTGGACACGGATATCCCTTCGTGCGCTATTTCACATCGCAATGCATCGAAAAACCCCATAACCGCGTGTTTGGCCATACTGTAACCTGTTCGCAGTGGCGCGCCCACCTTTCCCGCCACACTTGAGGTCACCACTAAGTGACCCGATTGACGCCCTCGCATGTGCGGCAACACGGCTTTGGTCAAGGATATTTGACCGTATACATCAATCTCAAAAATTCGACGGTAGACCTCTAGGTCCGTATCGACGCACCAAGACCGTTGCGACACCCCGGCATTGTTGATCAGCATATCCACCTGCCCCATGGTATCCAACACCGTTTTCACTTTATCGGTGTGGCTGTCGGTATCAGTGACATCCAAGGGCAGGACTAGCACATCGTCTGAGTCTAGCCCCTGGTTAAGACACTGCGCTTTAACTCGCTCGAGCTCGGGCTCACGTCGAGCGCTTAGGACCAAACGATACCCTCCCAAACGGGCAAACTCTTTTGCAAACGCCTCGCCAATGCCGCTTGACGCTCCTGTGATCCAAATGACCTCACTCACTCTCTTTGCTCCTATTGATTTGATGTTTCTATTGGCCCACCATAACGTCTTTTCCGCGCGGACTCCAGATGTCAGAACATCATCACGGCCACCATCATCACGACCACGGAGACGCCAGCGAGGGGCGTCTCTTGATGGTGTTTGCGCTCAATGCCTGCTTTACGGTAGTAGAGTTCGTGGGTGGTTATCTTACGCAAAGCACAGCCATCATGGCCGATGCGGTGCATGATCTTGGCGATACGCTGGCGATTGCGAGTGCCTTGATCCTAAACCGCTTAGGGCATAGGCAAAGTGATGCGAACTTCACTTACGGCTACCGGCGGTTGAGTTTGTTTGGCGCCTTGTTCAACGCGATCGTGTTGGTGGTGGGTTGCCTCTGGATTCTTAGCGAGGCTCTGCAACGATTTGATCAAGCCATACTGCCGAATGCGCAAGGCATGTTGTGGTTGGCCATGTTAGGCGTGGTCGTCAACGGAGCGGCCGCTCTTCGGCTGCGTTCTGGTAAGACCATGAATGAGCGCGTACTGAATTGGCACCTTTTGGAAGATATGTTGGGTTGGGTGGTGGTGCTCGTGGCGGCCATCGTCCTTCATTTTGTGCAGTGGACTTGGTTAGATCCCGCGCTTTCGGTTGCGTTCTCCTTATTTATATTGTTCAACGTATTGCGCTCGCTGAAAGAGACACTGCGTTTATTTGCGCAGGCGACCCCAGACAACGAATTGTCGCTGCAGGTTAAACAGGCCTTGAGCGGTATCGAGCAGGTGCAGAGCCTGCACCACTTTCACATGTGGTCGCTGGACGGCGACAAGCACGTTGTGTCCGCGCATATCAAGCTTAATAGCAGCGACACGGCGAGTCATATCCCTGTTAAGCGAGAGATAAGCGCGTTGCTGAAACCTTTCAATATTCACCACACGACATTTGAACTTGAACTGGCAGACGAACACTGCCGAATGCACTCTAAGGAAAGCTAATGATTATACCCTTCAACGGCAGCACCCCTCTTATCGCTGACAACGCATTTGTCGCCCCAAATGCAACCATTATAGGCAAAGTGTCCATAGCCGAAGACGCCAGCGTTTGGTTTCAATGTGTGCTCCGTGGAGATGTCGAGGATATTATCGTACGCAAAGGCGCCAATGTGCAGGATTTGGCTATGGTGCACGCCGATATGGGTTTTAAAGCTGATATTGGTGAGTATGTCACGGTGGGGCATCACGCCACGATTCACGGCTGCACAATTGGGTCTGGCTCACTTATCGGCATCAATGCGGTCGTGTTGAACGGTGCGAAAATTGGAAAAAACTGCATCATTGGTGCCAATGCCCTCGTCCCTGAAGGTATGGAGATACCAGACAACTCACTGGTTGTCGGTGCGCCAGCGAAGGTGAAACGCACTTTGAGTGATGAGCAAATTGCGATGGTACGCATGGGAACCGAACATTACATCAAAAACGGCGCCCGTTTCAAAGCGCTCTTCGAAGCCGATTAACGTAGCGTAGGCTTGCGCTTTACAGGGGTTGCAGGGAGGCGAATCGTTCGCCGCCTCGACATGCCCAATAGGTTGTGGGTTCGGGCAGTTCAAGTTTCTGCCTGACCTCTTCGACCGGCAGTGCCAACAACTCCTCCCAAACCGTTCCAGGCAACCACGCGCAACGCTTGCCATTTCGGTAGCCCTCTCTTATCGCCTGGAATACCTTGTTACCGATCATTTTGCGATATTTTAGAGCGCCGAAAAAAACGATGAGCCCTATGCCTCGGTTGCCCGTTTGCGCGTAGGTAAAGGCCAGCAGACACAACTCGCCCAGTTCATCTCTACCGTACTGGGTCACCGTGTGCCAAAGGTCGTGCTGATCGCGTTGCCGCCGACCGAACTTAGCGCGCATAGGTTCATCGAACACTTCTTGCGTGGGGTCGGATGCATCCACCAAACCATCTGCCGACAGGCCCTCAAGGCGCAGGAATCGCGAGTATGTGCCGCCAAGCGAATTGGCCGGGTACTGAGATAAGTCCGATTTTAGGACGTCCAGTAACTCTTGCTTGTTTGCTAGAATTTGCTGACCCGATTCAGACCGAACAAAGCGCTGAAACTCTTTTTCAAAGCTATTGCCGCTAAAACCACGAATGACAGTAAAGACTTCATCAGTGGCCTCTGGATCGCGCAGCAGTCGACGCAGCGCTTGCAACGCTTCTTTGATTGTTGTCTTCGCCGCCATGATTAGACCCGTGGTTGACCAAATTCAGCCAAAATCATACCGCGTTTCCGCCTAGAGCATAAGTAGTTTTGGCTGGTCTCGTTAAACACTCTACCAAGAACTTCGATTTAAAGATTCTCTGGTGAGGTGTCCGAGTGGCTGAAGCCAGACACTTGTGCGCTTGCCTACTAGCGAAACCACCTGCCCTAATCCCACGCCTTTTTACATTCCATAGGTGACCTAAACTGCGAAAGTCTGATAGACTTCGCGCCGCTGGTGAGGTGGCCGAGTGGTCGAAGGCGCACGCCTGGAAAGTGTGTGTACGGAAACGTATCGAGTTCGACAAAATGCGACCCAGGAGCATTTTGGGCGCGGGAGCGAAGCGACGGCGATCCGCAGGATTAAAAGCGCCGAAGGCATCGGCGCTTTTACCCATCCCGACCGAAGCCAGACACTTGTGCGCTTGCCTACTAGCGAAACCACCTGCCCTAATCCCACGCCTTTTTACATTCCATAGGTGACCTAAACTGCGAAAGTCTGATAGACTTCGCGCCGCTGGTGAGGTGGCCGAGTGGTCGAAGGCGCACGCCTGGAAAGTGTGTGTACGGAAACGTACCGAGGGTTCGAATCCCTCCCTCACCGCCATATTGCTCACGATCAATCAGCACGGATACCACTATGGGCAGAGCTTACCAGAACCGTAAAGAATCTATGGCGAAAACCTCGGACCAAAAGGCCAAGGTTTACAGCAAGTACGCCCGCGAGATTTATGTGTCAGCGAAATCGGGCGGCACCGATCCTCACGGTAACTTGGCACTGCGCAGCATTATTGATCGCGCTAAAAAAGACCAAGTTCCAGCGCACGTCATTGATAAGGCGATCGACAAAGCCAAAGGCGGCGCAGGAGAGAACTTCGAGGTGGCTCGCTACGAAGGCTACGGCCCGGGTAATTGTATGGTGATCATCGAGTGTCTCACCGATAACCCCAACCGAACCTTTGGCGATGTGCGGTTTTGTTTTACCAAAACCAAGTCGAAAATTGGGTCGCAAGGCGCGGTTAGCCACATGTTCGACCATCTGTGCATTCTAAAATTTGCGAGTGACGACGAAGAAAGTGTGCTCGAGGCCCTCCTAATGGCTGATGTGGATGTCTCTGACATCGAAAATGAAGACGGCATGTTGACCGTGTTCGCTCCGCATACCGATTCGTTCAAGGCAAAAAAAGCGCTCTCGGATGCCTTAGGCGATGTCGAGTACGAGGTTGACGAAATTCAGTTTATTGCGCAGAACACAACGACGCTTGACGGTGACGACATCGAGACCTTCGACCGCTTTATCGATATGCTTAATGATTTAGACGACGTGCAAAACGTGTATCACAACGTCGAGCTTTAGCATCGGTGGCGAATTGCTAGGGGGCAATAGCCCCCTTCTTTTTATCACTGAGTTCTGCAAAGCCTATCTTACTGAGACTCAGGTAACAGATAACGCTTAATCAAACCGTAGATATCAGATTGCATCATAAACGCGGGCACTAAATCCCGCCCCTGATCATTTGCGAATATCGGTATGTTCACACCGGTGTGTTCCTCGGCCTGAAAGTCATTCGTTGCATAATTCATTGCCATAATCGCGCCTTCTGGTGTGATCAACCGCTGCAAGCGCCCGGGGGTATAAACCGGAATACCGTAACCGTTGAATAAGCTGTTATTAGGAATGATTTGAGCCGCTTGACCGTGGTCGGCAGTCACAAGGATCAGGGTATCGGGTTGAGCGGCTGCGAAATCTAGGGCAACTTTCAACGTCTCATCGAGTTGCTGCAATTCGCCAATTTGTCCGCAGGGTCTGCGTGCATGACTCTGCTTGTCGATAGACGCAGACTCAATCATCAAAAAGAACCCTTTTCCTGAACGCTTCTGCAACTGTCTTATTGCCGACTCGGTCATGGCCGCTAGTGGGGGCGTATTGCCGTAGCTTGGGTTGGCCTCACACTGCACTGGAGCGGGCAAGGTCACGTCGCCTAAATACTCATGGACGTGATTTAATAGACTTGGCTCAGGCTCATCGGCTGCCACCCCGCCGGTTGCCTGCCAGCGTACTGGCATTGTGCTAGGCGAAAACAAGCCCAATAGTCGATTCTCGCTATTCTCTATCGCCTGCTCTAGGGCGCTCAAACTATCGACGAATAGGTAACCAGAGGCTTGTGCTTTCTGAAGAACGGTGATGTCACTACCTTCTGCATTTGGTAAAAAATGTTTAGACCCTCCTCCCAATACAAGGTCTATGGAAGAGTTCGCGATTTGCTCTGAAATAGAGCCTTTCCCACCGTTGGCAATGAGGTCTTGTTCACAGTCTGCATACCAATTACCCCCAATTTTGGCCTGCACCATCATGTCCGGATTTTCACAAAATCGTTGTGCCACGTTAGCCATGAAAACGGCGGGCGTCGCATCGGTCACACTCGCGGTGGTAACGATGCCAACTGCGTAACCCGCCCGCTTTAAATCGACTGTCACGGGTTGGAAATCTCTATCGGTGTCTGCCGAGGTCGAAATTCGTCCACGGCTGGTGACTTGTCCGGTAGCGATCGCGGTCGCACTGTTGGCGGAATCTGCTACGTAAATCACTTTTGTCGGATCCTCGTGATCTAGGGTCACGACCTGAACCGCGCCTCTAATGGGCAAGGTATCGAGCGCTAACTGCCCTTTTGCACCATGCACGTAATTCCTCGCCATCGTTATTTGGTGATCATCCATACCGTCACCAATAATCAAAATGACGTTTTGCGCCAGGACTGTCGGCGTTAAAAACGTCAACAACAAAAAAGACGTTAGGTTTGTTAGGCGCAGTAAGATCGGTCGCATGAGTATTTTTCCTAAGCTATTGCTATTGTCGGGTGTGGCGGTATTAAAAACGCGACAAACCAGAAAGGCGAACAGTTTTCAATAAACTGCGCGTAATGACAAGTGATCGTTCAAATGTTGGGAGCGTAACGCCCTCTCATCCAAATGAGGGTAGACCTCGACACCCACAATCCTGCACTCTGAATGACATCGAACAATGATAAGGGCACTACATGAGTCGACTCGAACGAAAAATCGCGATCGTGACGGGCGCAGGTCAAGGAATCGGCCGAGCTATCGCGACCACGTTGTCACAACACGGTGCAACGGTTGTTGCTGTGGATTTACATTTAGCGAGTGTTCAGGAGACCCTGAAGGGCTTTGTCACAGCAGGATTAGCGCTTACGTGTGACGTCGGCAACAGCACAGAGGTAGCGTCTATCGTAACCGAAGTCACTGAGCGCTACGGGCACATTGATATATTGGTGAATAATGCAGGCATCGGTATGGCGCCCAATGATGGATCCGATATTTTCCAGCAACGCATGGCCCAGCGTGCCGCGCAGTTTGCCGCAGGTGAAAGGCCTACGGTATACGCTGACCACACCATCGATATGCAGGATGATGGCTGGCTAGCTGTCATGAACGTCAATATCAACGGGACATTTTATTTTTGCCGAGAAGTTCTAAAGGTCATGAGCGCGCAGAATCGAACCGGTTCGATTGTCAATATTTCGTCGACCTCAGCTTTGAACGGCGAAGGTGGTGCCCATTATTGCGCAAGCAAAGCCGCTATCTTGGGTCTCACCAAGGCACTAGCGCAGGAACTAGGTGCCCGCGGTATTCGGGTGAATGCCGTTGCTCCCGGTCCAACCGACACACCCGCGATGGCGAGTATTTCTCAAGAGTGGCGGACGCAAATTGCACAAGCCGTTTTACTCAATCGCCTGGCGGAGCCCTCTGAAATAGCCAACGCGGTGCTTTACTTGGCATCCGACGAGAGCTCATACGTCACGGGACATACCTTGTGCGCTAACGGCGGCATGCATTTACTGTAAGGAATTTTAAATGGTCAATTATAAGAACAAAGTTGTGCTGGTCTCTGGGGGCGGTACGGGTATAGGAGAAGCCACCGCCCTGTTATTGGCGACAATGGGCGCCAAAGTCGCCGTTTGCGGCCGCAGGAAGGATCCCCTGTTGCAACTCGTTGAACAGATTAGCAATGCCGGCGGCATCGCTTTTGCGCACACCTGCGACATTGCCGACGAGAAGCAAGTTAAACGCTTAATCAGCGCCGTGATTCAGGAATATGGACAGCTAGATCTTTTGGTTAATAATGCGACTTTGTTGGAGGCGAGCCTAATCGACCAACACCCCACTGACGTGTGGCACAAGAACTTTACTGTGACTGTCGATGGCACCTTGTTTATGATGCGCGAAGCCTATCCTCATCTTGCCAAAAGCCAGGGCTCTGTGGTCAATGTTTCCTCGGTTGTCGCTCAGCTTGGAACGCCCTATATGACGGGTTACGCTGCTGCCAAGGGAGCGGTAAACTCCATGACCCGCAACGCCGCCATCGAATGGGCTCCCGCGGGCGTTCGAGTAAACGCCGTTGTTCCTGGCGCTATTCTTACCGAACCGACCAAAGCCGTTATTCCTGATGAAGGCAGCAAAAAATACCTGGAATCGCTGATTCCCATGAAACGCATTGGCGACCCCGAAGAAGTCGCTGAGGCGATCGCTTTTCTGGGGTCAAGCGCAGCGTCTTACATCACTGGCGTCTTATTGCCCGTCGACGGTGGTCGCCAGAATGAGCTCAGCATGGGCGCTGTAAGCATGGAGAGCGCCTAGCACTGACTGCGCAGCCACTGCATCGATTTACCGCCAAGTGAGCTGGCTGTGACCTTTTCTGCAAATGCCACAGCTGGCTCAAGGGCATTAAAATTGATATTAGTGTGAATACCGCTTTGGTTGAACATGTAGACCAAGTCTTCCGTCGCAACATTGCCGGTTGCACCGGGAGCGAACGGGCAACCCCCTAACCCACCGATGGACGCGTCAAACATTCGGACTCCCGCGAGATACGCTGACCATACCATGGCCAACGCCGCACCTCGCGTGTCATGAACATGCAAATTTACCGACCCGGCGCCATACTCTG
This region includes:
- a CDS encoding NUDIX hydrolase encodes the protein MKFCSACGHEVQLEIPDNDDRERHVCGRCKTVHYSNPKIIVGCLPVWEGKVLLCKRAIEPRFGKWTLPAGFMENQETTAQGAARETWEEARAKVKDLSLYYLFDVPAIDQVYLFYLCELETGEFGVGPESIECGLFSESEIPWDELAFPVVIETLKTYFSDAAEGKGFPMRVDTVIRRSKRE
- a CDS encoding flavin reductase family protein, whose translation is MKALRNAFGQFATGVCVVSAVNTDGRAIGITINSFGSVSLDPALALWSIQNSSDLFEFWTGTKKYAINILASDQQAISGQCAKPGQHGLQSDQVAMSEDGIPLVIGALASFEMTLEQVVPAGDHHLILGTIDKYQVNDALSPLVFHKGQYHTL
- a CDS encoding spinster family MFS transporter, which produces MAPPTPSTQADFSPRYRNFALVLLTLVYAFNFIDRQILVILQEPIKLDMGLTDTQLGLLSGFSFAVVYVTAGIPIAYWADRVNRRNIVATALAVWSGMTALSGLAQNYWHLLLARIGVGLGEAGGSPPSHSMISDYFPPEHRGKALSFYSAGIYVGILFGFAFGGVLAEQFGWRMAFMAVGLPGVALAVVLVMVLKEPIRGRWDDAPSNQEKAEFRETLAFLMRRKSFWFAALGTALMAYASYGNGNFFPSFLYRVHGMGLAEIGYTLALVSGITGAVGTFLGGFFADKFGQKDKRWYLWVPMWGALIHIPLAIFVLITPNVNALIGVLILSNISGAMYLGPCIAISHFLVPAHMRAMTSAILFFVLNMIGLGLGPLATGLMSDAFGVHYGVEGLRYAMLVSACIGGIPVILFYLAAKHLRKDLAMLHEARD
- a CDS encoding SDR family oxidoreductase, which gives rise to MSEVIWITGASSGIGEAFAKEFARLGGYRLVLSARREPELERVKAQCLNQGLDSDDVLVLPLDVTDTDSHTDKVKTVLDTMGQVDMLINNAGVSQRSWCVDTDLEVYRRIFEIDVYGQISLTKAVLPHMRGRQSGHLVVTSSVAGKVGAPLRTGYSMAKHAVMGFFDALRCEIAHEGISVSTITPGSIQSQVSVNAMRADGEAFGIMDDQIENGMDADRCAQEVVAKLLAKQREIPVGESAMEMGLLEMKRSNPEALFDMLEGMTANLRAQGVY
- a CDS encoding cation diffusion facilitator family transporter, with the protein product MSEHHHGHHHHDHGDASEGRLLMVFALNACFTVVEFVGGYLTQSTAIMADAVHDLGDTLAIASALILNRLGHRQSDANFTYGYRRLSLFGALFNAIVLVVGCLWILSEALQRFDQAILPNAQGMLWLAMLGVVVNGAAALRLRSGKTMNERVLNWHLLEDMLGWVVVLVAAIVLHFVQWTWLDPALSVAFSLFILFNVLRSLKETLRLFAQATPDNELSLQVKQALSGIEQVQSLHHFHMWSLDGDKHVVSAHIKLNSSDTASHIPVKREISALLKPFNIHHTTFELELADEHCRMHSKES
- a CDS encoding gamma carbonic anhydrase family protein, coding for MIIPFNGSTPLIADNAFVAPNATIIGKVSIAEDASVWFQCVLRGDVEDIIVRKGANVQDLAMVHADMGFKADIGEYVTVGHHATIHGCTIGSGSLIGINAVVLNGAKIGKNCIIGANALVPEGMEIPDNSLVVGAPAKVKRTLSDEQIAMVRMGTEHYIKNGARFKALFEAD
- a CDS encoding Coq4 family protein, producing MAAKTTIKEALQALRRLLRDPEATDEVFTVIRGFSGNSFEKEFQRFVRSESGQQILANKQELLDVLKSDLSQYPANSLGGTYSRFLRLEGLSADGLVDASDPTQEVFDEPMRAKFGRRQRDQHDLWHTVTQYGRDELGELCLLAFTYAQTGNRGIGLIVFFGALKYRKMIGNKVFQAIREGYRNGKRCAWLPGTVWEELLALPVEEVRQKLELPEPTTYWACRGGERFASLQPL
- a CDS encoding YebC/PmpR family DNA-binding transcriptional regulator; translation: MGRAYQNRKESMAKTSDQKAKVYSKYAREIYVSAKSGGTDPHGNLALRSIIDRAKKDQVPAHVIDKAIDKAKGGAGENFEVARYEGYGPGNCMVIIECLTDNPNRTFGDVRFCFTKTKSKIGSQGAVSHMFDHLCILKFASDDEESVLEALLMADVDVSDIENEDGMLTVFAPHTDSFKAKKALSDALGDVEYEVDEIQFIAQNTTTLDGDDIETFDRFIDMLNDLDDVQNVYHNVEL
- a CDS encoding alkaline phosphatase; the protein is MRPILLRLTNLTSFLLLTFLTPTVLAQNVILIIGDGMDDHQITMARNYVHGAKGQLALDTLPIRGAVQVVTLDHEDPTKVIYVADSANSATAIATGQVTSRGRISTSADTDRDFQPVTVDLKRAGYAVGIVTTASVTDATPAVFMANVAQRFCENPDMMVQAKIGGNWYADCEQDLIANGGKGSISEQIANSSIDLVLGGGSKHFLPNAEGSDITVLQKAQASGYLFVDSLSALEQAIENSENRLLGLFSPSTMPVRWQATGGVAADEPEPSLLNHVHEYLGDVTLPAPVQCEANPSYGNTPPLAAMTESAIRQLQKRSGKGFFLMIESASIDKQSHARRPCGQIGELQQLDETLKVALDFAAAQPDTLILVTADHGQAAQIIPNNSLFNGYGIPVYTPGRLQRLITPEGAIMAMNYATNDFQAEEHTGVNIPIFANDQGRDLVPAFMMQSDIYGLIKRYLLPESQ
- a CDS encoding SDR family NAD(P)-dependent oxidoreductase, with protein sequence MSRLERKIAIVTGAGQGIGRAIATTLSQHGATVVAVDLHLASVQETLKGFVTAGLALTCDVGNSTEVASIVTEVTERYGHIDILVNNAGIGMAPNDGSDIFQQRMAQRAAQFAAGERPTVYADHTIDMQDDGWLAVMNVNINGTFYFCREVLKVMSAQNRTGSIVNISSTSALNGEGGAHYCASKAAILGLTKALAQELGARGIRVNAVAPGPTDTPAMASISQEWRTQIAQAVLLNRLAEPSEIANAVLYLASDESSYVTGHTLCANGGMHLL
- a CDS encoding SDR family NAD(P)-dependent oxidoreductase translates to MVNYKNKVVLVSGGGTGIGEATALLLATMGAKVAVCGRRKDPLLQLVEQISNAGGIAFAHTCDIADEKQVKRLISAVIQEYGQLDLLVNNATLLEASLIDQHPTDVWHKNFTVTVDGTLFMMREAYPHLAKSQGSVVNVSSVVAQLGTPYMTGYAAAKGAVNSMTRNAAIEWAPAGVRVNAVVPGAILTEPTKAVIPDEGSKKYLESLIPMKRIGDPEEVAEAIAFLGSSAASYITGVLLPVDGGRQNELSMGAVSMESA